CGACTGCACGTCGGCGATCGGGATCGGCACGTACTTGACCTTGATGTCCGGGTTCTTCTTCTCGAAGTCCTTGATGATCTCGGTCCAGATCTCCGTGCGGGGACCGCCGTTGTTGTCCCAGAAGGTGATCGTGCCCTTGCCGCTGCCCTCGTCACCGCCGCCGCTGCTGCCGTCGTCCCCGCAGGCGGTCGTGGTCAGGGCGAGAACCGCGGTCAGTGCGACCGCGCTCCCGAGGGACTTCGAGAACTTCGTCATGGTCGGCTCGTCTCTCTTGGTGTGATCCGGTAGGTGGTGAAGCTCGCGGTCCCGGCGGGCCCCGTGCCCTCGGGTGCGGTGGCGAAGAGGCCGAGCAGGGCTCCGACCCAGCGCCAGGGGGTGGCGGTGAAGACAAGTCCCGAGGGGCGGAAGCCGTCCCCGGTGTCTGCGGAGAAGCGGCAGCGGGCGCCCGGTGCGACGTCGATACGGAGCCGGGCGCTGCCCCTGGGGGCGGGGCGTGCGTGCGCGGCGTCCCGTTCGCGCTCGGCGACACCCTCGGCGTACCGGTGGACGAGCTGGACCCCGTCCTCGGTCCGCTCCAGGCCGATCCAGCTGAAGTCGTCGCCCAGGACGGCGAGCCCCGCCCTCGCCCCCAACTCCTCGCTGCCGAGGGTGAGTTCCACCTCGACCCGGAAGGATTCGGCGGGCAGCCGCTGGGTCAGGACGTGCGGCAACCGGCGCAGGTCGTGCGCGTACGGCGTCCGTACGCAGGTGAGCCGCAGCCCGTCCCCGCCGTGCGCGACCGTCCAGCCGGGCCTCGGGTTGGCGGTCCACTGCCACTGGCGTCCGTGGCGTCCGCCGGGGAACCCGTCGTCGGTCGCGGGCAACTCGACGGGCTGCGGGGGCAGTTCGGGCTTGCGGTGTACGAGCACGGGCTCGCCCGCGTCGCCCATCACCGGCCAGCCGCCCTCGGGCCAGCGCACGGGCTGCAGATGCAGCACCCGTCCGTAGGCGCCCTTCGCCTGGAAGTGCAGGAACCAGTCCTCGCCCGCCGGGGTGCTGACCAGGCCGCCCTGATGCGGCCCGTTGATCTCGGTGGACCCCTGCTCCAGGACGACCTTCTCCTCGTACGGGCCGAAGAAGTCGCGCGAGCGGAACGCGCCCTGCCAGCCCGTCTCGACGCTCCCCGCGGGGGCGAGGATCCAGAACCAGCCGTCGCGGAGGTACAGCTTGGGGCCCTCCAGGGTGAACCAGCCGGGCAGCAGGTCGCCGTCGACGATGACCTTGCCCTCGTCGAGGAGTTCGCGGCCGTCGGGCGACATGCGGTGCCCGGTGAGGCGGTTCTTCACCCCGGACCGCGAGCGGGCCCAGGCGTGCACCAGGTACGCCTCACCGCTCTCCTCGTCCCAGAGCGGGCACGCGTCGATCAGCCCCTTGCCCGGCTTCACGAGGTGCGGCGCACTCCAAGGGCCACGTACGTCACGGGAGTTGACCTGGTAGATCCCGTGGTCCGGGTCGCCCCAGAAGATCCAGAAGCGGCCGTCGTGGTGGCGGATCGACGGCGCCCAGACGCCGCAGTCGTGGCGCGGGGACGTGAAGGCCGATGCGGGCTCCAGGCGGTCCAGGGCGTGGCCGATCAGCGTCCAGTTGACCAGGTCGCGGGAGTGCAGGAGCGGCAGGCCGGGGACGCGGCCGAAGCTGGAGGCGGTGAGGTAGTAGTCGTCGCCGACGCGTACGACGTCGGGGTCGGACCAGTCGGCGTGCAGGATCGGGTTGCGGTACATGCCGTCGTCGCTCATGCGCTGACCGCCTTCCGCACCAGCGCGGCCGCAGCGTCGCGCTCCAGGCGGCCGTCGGCGACGACGGTCAGGATGCGCCGTACCAGCGTCTGCCCCGCGGCCACCGGCACCCGCTGGTCCCAGGCGAGGGACGAGCCGACCCCGGGGTACTCCTCGGTCCGTACGAACCAGGGGTCGCGCCGGGTCTCCTCGTTGGCCCCGGCGAAGACCAGCGTCCAGCCGTCGCCGGCCAGGGCGAGCCAGTCGGCCCTGCGGCCGTGGACCGCGTCCTCGCCGTCGCCGTCCGCGGTGAAGACGGCGGGCCGGCCGGCCTCCTTGGGGGCGCGCCAGAAGAAGCCGCCGTATCCGGCGCCGGGGCGGCCGTTGGTGGCCGGGGAGCCGATGGAGAGGTCCTCGCCGGTGGTGTTGGTCAGCGAGAAGGTGAAGTCCAGCACCCATGCGTGCGGGCCGAGTTGACCTGCGGCGACCGTACGGTGCTCGCGCAGCAGCTCACCCGTCCCTGCCGTCCACGCCAGTTCCTCGACGAAGCCGTCGGGGTCGCGGAGCTTCCAGCCGGTGTGGCGCTGGATGCCGTGGTTGTCGAGCTCGGTGGAGCCCTGCCCGCGGACGTAGGTGCGCCCGCCCCAGAAGTTGCGGCCCGCGACGTCGGGCACGGCGACCCCCGCGCCCAGGTGGTGGAGGTGGTCGCCGGGCATCTCCTCGGTGACGGCGACCCCGGCGAGCGTGGTGAGCGGATGGAGGTACGGGCGCGGGGAGAGCCGCGCTTCGAGTTCGGGCCGGTAGAGGTAGCGGCCGACGGGGCGGCCTGCGCAGCGCAGCAGGATCGCATCGCTCATGACGAGTGCACCTCGCTCGGGAGCGCCCAGGGGACGCCCAGTTCGGAGAAGAGGGTGAGGGTGTCGGCTCCGGCGGCGACCAGCCCGTCGATGCCGTGGACGGTGCGGCGGCGCACCCCGTTCGCGTCCGTGGACTCGCTCCACGCGTCGGCGGGGATCGCGGCCGGCTCGGGGGCGGTTCGAACCGTTTCGACGACCCGCATGAAGGCGCCCGTCAGGTCCGGGGTGACCAGGAGGTCGGCCTCGCCCGCGAGATGGGCGACGAGGTTCTCCAGGAGGTCGGTCCTGCCGTGGACGGACTCCTCGGGGCCCTGGCCGGCGCGCTGGACCAGGATCCGGTCGTCCTTGTACCAGAAGGTGATACGGCCGCGGGTGCCGTGGACGAGGAGGTACGGCTCGTCCGGTGCGGCGGCGCAGAGGGTGACGGAGATGACGACGGGGGTGCCGCGCCGGGTCGTGATCCGTACGCACGAGGTGTCGTCGGCCTCGATGTCGTTGGCCCGGAAGAGCTCGGCCTCGATGGTCCCGATGTCCTCGGCGCGTGAACTCCCGTCCAGGGCTAGGGCGGTGGCGACCGCGTGCGCGAGAGGGTTCGTCAGTACGCCGTCGACGACGTCCGTGCCGCCGATGCGCCGGCGGCCCGCCCAGGGGGCGCGGCGGAAGTACGCCTCGTCGCGCACCCAGGCTCCGGCGCCGCCGATGCCGGTGACCTCGCCGATCGCGCCCGTCGCGATGAGTTCCCGTACCGCTTCCAGGGCGTGCGAGCCCATCGACTGGAAGCCGATCTGGCAGTGGACGCCTGCCGCGCTCACACCGTCGGCCATCCGCCGGAACTCCGCGTAGGAGGGAGCGGGCGGCTTCTCCAGGAGGACGTGCACTCCGCGTTCGGCGGCGGTCAGGGCCAGGTCGGTGTGGGTGGGGATCGGGGTGCAGATGACGGCGATCCCGGCGCCCGTGGAGTCGAGGAGAGCGGCGAAGTCCGGGGACTGCTCGGGGGTGCCGAAGCCCTCCAGCTCCTTGTCGGTGAGCGGCTTCAGCTCGCAGACTCCGGCGAGGGTGACCAGGCCGGTGGCCTGCAGGCGGCGGATGTTCTCCAGATGCCAGCGGCCGTGGCCGCGGGCGCCCGCGAGGACGACGGGTATCGCGCTCATCCCTTCACCGCCCCTGCGCTGAAGCCGGTGACCAGCCACTTCTGGATGAAGGCGAAGACGATCACGACGGGTACGGCCGCGATGACACCGCCTGCCGCGAGGGCGCCCAGGTCGACGCTGTCCGCGCCGATGAGCGTGTTGAGGCCGACGGGGATCGTCTGCTTGTCCTGCTCGCTGAGGAACATCAGGGCGAAGAGGAAGTGGTTCCAGCTGTGCACGAAGGCGAAGGAGCCGACCGCGATCAGTCCGGGGCGCAGCAGCGGGAGCACCACGGCGCAGAAGGCGCGGAAGCGTCCGCAGCCGTCTACCCAGGCGGCCTCTTCGAGGGAGACCGGCACGTTCTTGATGAAGCCGCTGATCAGGATGATGGAGAGCGGCAGCTGGAAGACGGTCTCCGCGATGATCACGCTCACCAGGGAGTTGATCAGCTGGAGGTTCTTGAAGATCTCGAAGAGCGGGACCAGCATCAGCGCGCCCGGGATGAACTGCGAGCAGAGCAGGGCCAGCATGAAGCCGCCCTTGATACGGAAGTTGAAGCGCGCCAGCGCGTATCCGCCGGCCAGTGCGACCGCCGTGGTCGCCACCAGGGTGGCGACGCCGACGATCATGCTGTTCTGGAAGAAGGTCGCGAAGCTGCGTTCGTTCCAGACCTTGTCGAAGTGGTCGAAGGTCATCGGCCAGGGGACCAGCGAGGTCGATCCGGCCGGGCGGACGGCGAAGAGCAGCATCCAGTAGAACGGGATGAGCGTGAAGAGCAGATACAGCCCGAGCGGGAGGTAGATCTGCCAGCGCGGTACGTCGTCGAAGGCGCGCTCGCGCTTCGTGCGGCGTACGGGGGCGGGCGGCCCGGGGGCGTCGGACACGGGGGTGTCCGTGCGCTTCTCGGCGAGTGCGGCGGTCACTTTTCGCCTCCGAACTTGCTCAGGCGGAGATAGACGATCGAGCAGAAGAGGAGGATCACGAAGGCGACGGTGGTCAGCGCGGAGGCGTAACCGAAGTCGTGCCCTTCGATCCCGGTGTTGGCGACATAGAGCGGGAGGGTCGTGGTCTCGCCCGCGGGGCCGCCGCCGGTGAGGGTGTAGAGGAGGTCGACGTTGTTGAACTCCCAGACGCCGCGCAGCAGGGTCGCCAGGATGATGGCGTCCTTGAGGTGCGGCAGCGTGATGTGGAAGAACTGGCGCAGCCTGCCCGCCCCGTCGACGGACGCCGCCTCGTACAGCTCCTTGGAGACGGACTGCAGGTCGGCGAGGATGAGGATCGCGAAGAAGGGGACTCCGCGCCAGAGTTCGGCGACGGTCGCGGCCCAGAAGACGGTACCGGTGTCGGAGAGCACGGAGGTTCCGTACGAGCCGATGCCGGCGTCCGCGAGGTAACGGCTGAAGCCCGTCGAGGAGTTGTAGAGCAGGATCCAGATGGTGGAGGTCAGCACCCCGGAGACGGCCCACGGCGAGAAGACCATCGCGCGGGAGATGCCGCGGCCGATGAACGTCTGGTTGACGATGAGCGCGAGCCCGAGGCCGAGGGCGAGCTGCAGGGCGATCTGGGTGATGACCCACTGCCCGCTGAAGGCGAGCGTCGTCCAGAACTGGTCGTCCTCGGTGAAGATCCGCTTGAAGTTGTCGAGGCCCGCGAATCCGTTCCGCCAGGGCTTGGTGACGTTGTAGTTCTGGAGGCTGTAGTAGAAGACGCTGATCACGGGGTACGCGATGAAGCCCAGCATCAGCAGGCCTGCGGGCGCGATCAGCAGATACGGGAGGCGGCGCGGCGTCGCGCTCCGGCGCCGGGGCGGCTTCTTGGGTGTGGCCACGGCTGCGGCTTGTGCCATGACTCTTCTCCGTTCTCTGTTGATTCTGCGTATCTGCTGTGCAAGCGCTTTCCAGATACCGATCGGAACTGCGGACGAACAAAGTGCGGGGGTTGCGTCAGCCCGCGTACGGGTCCGCGACCTCTCCCGGCCTGGCCAGGAACTCGAAGTCGCAGCCGGTGTCGGCCTGCGTGATCTGCTCGTTGTAGAGGGCGCCGTAGCCGCGCTCGAAGCGGGTGGGCGGCGGGGTCCAGGCGGCGCGGCGCTCCGCCAACTCCTCGTCGGTGACGTCGAGATGGAGGGTGCGGGCCTCGACGTCGAGGGTGATGCGGTCTCCGGTGCGGACGAGGGCGAGGGGCCCTCCGACGTACGACTCGGGGGCGATGTGCAGGACGCAGGCGCCGTAGCTCGTGCCGCTCATCCGGGCGTCGGAGATCCGCACCATGTCACGGACGCCCTGCTTGAGGAGGTGGTCGGGGATGGGGAGCATGCCGTACTCGGGCATGCCGGGGCCGCCCTTGGGGCCGGCGTTGCGCAGCACCAGGACGTGCTCGGCGGTGATGCCCAACTCTGGGTCGTTGATGGTGCGTTGCATGGTCCTGTAGTCGTCGAAGACGACCGCGGGACCGGTGTGCTTGAGCAGGTGCGGCTCGGCGGCGATGTGCTTGATGACGGCGCCGTCGGGGCAGAGGTTGCCGCGCAGGACGGCGACGCCGCCCTCGTCGGCGAGGGGGTTGCTGCGGGGGCGGATGACGTCCGGGTTGTGGACCTGGGCGCCGTCGAGCTGCTCGCGCATCGTGCCGTACGAGACGGTGGGGCGGTCGAGGTGGAGCGTCTCCTCCCCCAACTCGGCCAGGAACGCCGGGAGTCCGCCCGCGAAGTGGAAGTCCTCCATCAGATACCGGCCGCCGGGGCGGAGGTTGGCGAGGACCGGGACGGTGCGGGCGATGCGGTCGAAGTCGTCGAGGGTGAGGGTGACTCCGGAGCGGCCCGCCATCGCGATGAGGTGGATGACGGCGTTGGTGGAGCCGCCCAGCGCCAGAACGGTGGCGACGGCGTCCTCGTACGCCTCGGGGGTGAGCAGCTTCGACAGCTTGAGGTCGTTCCACACCATGTCGACGATCCGCAGTCCGGAGGCGGCGGCCATCCGGTCGTGTCCCGAGTCGACGGCGGGGATGGAGGAGGCGCCGGGGACGGTGACGCCGAGCGCTTCGGCAGCGGCGGTGAGCGTGGAGGCGGTGCCCATCGTCATGCAGTGGCCGGGCGAGCGGGCGAGCCCGTTCTCCAGCTCGGCCATCTCGCAGTCGCCGATGAGTCCGGCGCGCTTGTCGTCCCAGTACTTCCACATGTCGGTGCCGGAGCCCAGGACTTCATTGCGCCAGTGACCGGGCAGCATGGGGCCGGCCGGCACGAAGACAGTCGGCAGGTCGACGGTGGCGGCGCCCATGAGGAGGGCGGGGGTGGACTTGTCGCAGCCGCCCATCAGGACCGCGCCGTCGACGGGGTAGGAGCGCAGGAGCTCTTCGGTCTCCATGGCGAGGAGGTTCCGGTAGAGCATCGGGGTCGGCTTCTGGAAGGTCTCGGAGAGCGTGGAGACCGGGAATTCGAGCGGGAAACCGCCGGCCTGCCAGACTCCGCGCTTGACCGCCTG
The sequence above is drawn from the Streptomyces sp. NBC_01465 genome and encodes:
- a CDS encoding glycoside hydrolase family 43 protein is translated as MSDDGMYRNPILHADWSDPDVVRVGDDYYLTASSFGRVPGLPLLHSRDLVNWTLIGHALDRLEPASAFTSPRHDCGVWAPSIRHHDGRFWIFWGDPDHGIYQVNSRDVRGPWSAPHLVKPGKGLIDACPLWDEESGEAYLVHAWARSRSGVKNRLTGHRMSPDGRELLDEGKVIVDGDLLPGWFTLEGPKLYLRDGWFWILAPAGSVETGWQGAFRSRDFFGPYEEKVVLEQGSTEINGPHQGGLVSTPAGEDWFLHFQAKGAYGRVLHLQPVRWPEGGWPVMGDAGEPVLVHRKPELPPQPVELPATDDGFPGGRHGRQWQWTANPRPGWTVAHGGDGLRLTCVRTPYAHDLRRLPHVLTQRLPAESFRVEVELTLGSEELGARAGLAVLGDDFSWIGLERTEDGVQLVHRYAEGVAERERDAAHARPAPRGSARLRIDVAPGARCRFSADTGDGFRPSGLVFTATPWRWVGALLGLFATAPEGTGPAGTASFTTYRITPRETSRP
- a CDS encoding Gfo/Idh/MocA family protein, with product MSAIPVVLAGARGHGRWHLENIRRLQATGLVTLAGVCELKPLTDKELEGFGTPEQSPDFAALLDSTGAGIAVICTPIPTHTDLALTAAERGVHVLLEKPPAPSYAEFRRMADGVSAAGVHCQIGFQSMGSHALEAVRELIATGAIGEVTGIGGAGAWVRDEAYFRRAPWAGRRRIGGTDVVDGVLTNPLAHAVATALALDGSSRAEDIGTIEAELFRANDIEADDTSCVRITTRRGTPVVISVTLCAAAPDEPYLLVHGTRGRITFWYKDDRILVQRAGQGPEESVHGRTDLLENLVAHLAGEADLLVTPDLTGAFMRVVETVRTAPEPAAIPADAWSESTDANGVRRRTVHGIDGLVAAGADTLTLFSELGVPWALPSEVHSS
- a CDS encoding carbohydrate ABC transporter permease translates to MTAALAEKRTDTPVSDAPGPPAPVRRTKRERAFDDVPRWQIYLPLGLYLLFTLIPFYWMLLFAVRPAGSTSLVPWPMTFDHFDKVWNERSFATFFQNSMIVGVATLVATTAVALAGGYALARFNFRIKGGFMLALLCSQFIPGALMLVPLFEIFKNLQLINSLVSVIIAETVFQLPLSIILISGFIKNVPVSLEEAAWVDGCGRFRAFCAVVLPLLRPGLIAVGSFAFVHSWNHFLFALMFLSEQDKQTIPVGLNTLIGADSVDLGALAAGGVIAAVPVVIVFAFIQKWLVTGFSAGAVKG
- a CDS encoding PmoA family protein, with product MSDAILLRCAGRPVGRYLYRPELEARLSPRPYLHPLTTLAGVAVTEEMPGDHLHHLGAGVAVPDVAGRNFWGGRTYVRGQGSTELDNHGIQRHTGWKLRDPDGFVEELAWTAGTGELLREHRTVAAGQLGPHAWVLDFTFSLTNTTGEDLSIGSPATNGRPGAGYGGFFWRAPKEAGRPAVFTADGDGEDAVHGRRADWLALAGDGWTLVFAGANEETRRDPWFVRTEEYPGVGSSLAWDQRVPVAAGQTLVRRILTVVADGRLERDAAAALVRKAVSA
- a CDS encoding carbohydrate ABC transporter permease → MAQAAAVATPKKPPRRRSATPRRLPYLLIAPAGLLMLGFIAYPVISVFYYSLQNYNVTKPWRNGFAGLDNFKRIFTEDDQFWTTLAFSGQWVITQIALQLALGLGLALIVNQTFIGRGISRAMVFSPWAVSGVLTSTIWILLYNSSTGFSRYLADAGIGSYGTSVLSDTGTVFWAATVAELWRGVPFFAILILADLQSVSKELYEAASVDGAGRLRQFFHITLPHLKDAIILATLLRGVWEFNNVDLLYTLTGGGPAGETTTLPLYVANTGIEGHDFGYASALTTVAFVILLFCSIVYLRLSKFGGEK
- the araD gene encoding L-arabinonate dehydratase, producing the protein MTARRTPEQLRSHQWYGTDGLRSFSHRARTRQLGYLPEEHLGKPVIAILNTWSDINPCHVHLRDRAQAVKRGVWQAGGFPLEFPVSTLSETFQKPTPMLYRNLLAMETEELLRSYPVDGAVLMGGCDKSTPALLMGAATVDLPTVFVPAGPMLPGHWRNEVLGSGTDMWKYWDDKRAGLIGDCEMAELENGLARSPGHCMTMGTASTLTAAAEALGVTVPGASSIPAVDSGHDRMAAASGLRIVDMVWNDLKLSKLLTPEAYEDAVATVLALGGSTNAVIHLIAMAGRSGVTLTLDDFDRIARTVPVLANLRPGGRYLMEDFHFAGGLPAFLAELGEETLHLDRPTVSYGTMREQLDGAQVHNPDVIRPRSNPLADEGGVAVLRGNLCPDGAVIKHIAAEPHLLKHTGPAVVFDDYRTMQRTINDPELGITAEHVLVLRNAGPKGGPGMPEYGMLPIPDHLLKQGVRDMVRISDARMSGTSYGACVLHIAPESYVGGPLALVRTGDRITLDVEARTLHLDVTDEELAERRAAWTPPPTRFERGYGALYNEQITQADTGCDFEFLARPGEVADPYAG